The genomic DNA CGTGCCCCCGTCCGTCCCCCGTGCCGGGCGACGACGGGCCGTCCGCCTCATACCCCGCCCTCGCCGAACGTGCCCGGGAACCGGGCCGCGAGCGCCGCCAATACGCGCCGGTGCACCTCGCCGGGCAAGGCCATCGCGTCCACCCGCACGATCCCTTCCACACGGCTCGCCAGCTCGCGGTATCCCACTGCCACACGCTGATGGAAGCCGGGGTCCTCGCGCTCCAGCCGGTCGGGCTGCTTCCCTTCCACCTGCTGCCGCCGCGCGCCCTCGGCCGGGTCCAGATCGAGGAGCAGCGTCGCGTCCGGCTCCAGCCCGCCCGTCGCCACGAGGTTACAGGCGTGCACCTCCTCCGGCGGCAGCCCTCGTCCCGCACCTTGGTACGCGAGCGTCGAAAGCTCGAACCGGTCGGCGATGACGATGCGGCCCGCGGCGATGCCCGGGCGCACGACCTGGTCCACGAACGCGGCGCGCGCGGCGAGCATCAGGAAGAGCTCGCCGCGCGCGGGGACGTCCAGGTCCACGTCCATCAGCACTGTCTCGCGCACGCGCTCGCCCAGTGGCGTGGAGCCGGGCTCGCGCGCGACCACCACGTCCGCGCCGCGGGCGCGCAGGTGCTCGGCCAGCAGGCGCACCTGCGTGGTCTTCCCCGAGCCCTCCACACCCTCGAAGGCGAGGAAGAGGCCGCGCTCCGGCATCGCCCCCGCCCTCAGGACGCCGCGGCGGACAGCGGCTCCGCGGCGGGGATGGACGAGGGGACGGCGGCGGGGAGGAAGATGTGGAATTCGCTGCCCTCGCCCGGCGCGCTGCGCACCCAGATGCGCCCGCCGTGCGTCTCCACCGCCAGCTTGCAGAAGGTGAGGCCCAGGCCCGACGAGCCGGCGGAGTCGCCGCGGGGCCGCGCGC from Longimicrobiaceae bacterium includes the following:
- a CDS encoding ATP-binding protein — translated: IRLTGESSGEGVELAVADDGAGIDPQYHEEIFRKWGSARPRGDSAGSSGLGLTFCKLAVETHGGRIWVRSAPGEGSEFHIFLPAAVPSSIPAAEPLSAAAS
- the tmk gene encoding dTMP kinase, giving the protein MPERGLFLAFEGVEGSGKTTQVRLLAEHLRARGADVVVAREPGSTPLGERVRETVLMDVDLDVPARGELFLMLAARAAFVDQVVRPGIAAGRIVIADRFELSTLAYQGAGRGLPPEEVHACNLVATGGLEPDATLLLDLDPAEGARRQQVEGKQPDRLEREDPGFHQRVAVGYRELASRVEGIVRVDAMALPGEVHRRVLAALAARFPGTFGEGGV